The following are encoded together in the Panicum virgatum strain AP13 chromosome 6K, P.virgatum_v5, whole genome shotgun sequence genome:
- the LOC120713105 gene encoding probable 2-oxoglutarate-dependent dioxygenase SLC1, translating into MSLAPMAAIVDLASSAQQLQQAMEVAEEEAKAAEQQQRLMPYSGSILMKGVRHLSDSGITRLPDRYVLPAPDRPDAGAGHDGLATTTTSVVKVKLPVVDLARLRDPSQRAAVLQTLDAACRDYGFFQVVNHGLDAGDVIAGMLDAARRFFELPLPERARYMSPDVRAAVRYGTSFNQARDAVLCWRDFLKLACHHPLRRDAVAASWPAGLRDVASRYAAATHGLFMELMEAALQALGIVGGVLGELAAAASHMMTVNCYPACPQPELTLGMPAHSDYGLLTLVLQDHVEGLQVMHDGRWLTVDPIPGAFVVNVGDHLEIYSNGAYKSVLHRVRVNSTRPRMSVASFHSLPAERVVGPAPELVDEAAGKPRRYMDTDFATFLAYLASADGKDKTFLQSRMLISSSS; encoded by the exons ATGAGCTTGGCTCCAATGGCGGCGATCGTTGACTTGGCCAGCAGCGCCCAGCAGCTGCAGCAAGCCATGGAAGTGGCAGAAGAAGAAGCCAAGGCggccgagcagcagcagcggctgaTGCCGTACAGCGGCAGTATCCTGATGAAAGGCGTGCGGCACCTCTCCGACAGCGGCATTACCAGGCTGCCCGACAGGTACGTCCTGCCCGCACCCGACCGCCCCGATGCTGGTGCTGGCCATGATGGcctggccaccaccaccaccagcgtcGTCAAGGTCAAGCTCCCCGTCGTCGACCTCGCCCGCCTCCGCGACCCCTCCcagcgcgccgccgtgctccagaCGCTCGACGCCGCGTGCCGGGACTACGGATTCTTCCAGGTGGTGAACCACGGCTTGGACGCCGGCGACGTGATCGCCGGGATGCTGGACGCGGCGCGGCGCTTCTTCGAGCTGCCGCTGCCGGAGCGGGCGCGCTACATGTCGCCGGACgtgcgcgccgccgtgcgctaCGGCACCAGCTTCAACCAGGCCAGGGACGCCGTGCTCTGCTGGCGCGACTTCCTCAAGCTCGCGTGCCACCACCCGCTGCGGCGCGACGCCGTGGCGGCGTCGTGGCCCGCGGGCCTGAGGGACGTGGCGTCCAGGTACGCGGCGGCGACCCACGGGCTGTTCATGGAGCTcatggaggcggcgctgcaggcCCTAGGTATTGTTGGCGGCGTGCTGGGGGagctggcagcggcggcgtcgcaCATGATGACGGTGAACTGCTACCCGGCGTGCCCGCAGCCGGAGCTCACGCTGGGGATGCCGGCGCACTCGGACTACGGCCTCCTCACCTTGGTCCTGCAGGACCACGTGGAGGGCCTCCAGGTCATGCACGACGGCCGCTGGCTCACCGTCGACCCCATCCCGGGCGCCTTCGTCGTCAACGTCGGCGACCACCTAGAG aTCTACAGCAATGGTGCGTACAAGAGCGTTCTTCACCGTGTGCGGGTGAACTCGACGCGGCCGCGCATGTCGGTGGCGTCGTTCCACAGCCTGCCGGCGGAGAGGGTGGTggggccggcgccggagctggtGGACGAGGCGGCCGGCAAGCCGCGGCGGTACATGGACACCGACTTCGCCACCTTCCTGGCCTACCTGGCTTCCGCCGACGGCAAGGACAAGACCTTCCTCCAGTCAAGGATGCTCATCTCATCATCGTCATAG
- the LOC120713106 gene encoding protein RGF1 INDUCIBLE TRANSCRIPTION FACTOR 1-like, which produces MMLRRVASSTPVPEWLEALLTTRFFLACGAHPASPRNECNMFCLDCRGAPPPAFCYYCRAHRHASHRVIQIRRSSYHDVVRVSEVEDVLDITGVQTYVINSARVLFLNERPQPRGAGAAAGKAAASPYNCEICGRALLDPFRFCSLGCKLVDTKRSNGHAAAATDGAAAANDDADEVGGSKNAAARPQGRRRKGIPHRAPFWS; this is translated from the exons ATGATGCTGCGGCGCGTGGCCTCGTCGACGCCGGTGCCCGAGTGGCTGGAGGCGCTCCTCACCACGCGCTTCTTCCTCGCCTGCGGCGCGCACCCGGCGTCCCCGCGCAACGAGTGCAACATGTTCTGCCTCGACTGccggggggcgccgccgccggccttctgCTACTACTGCAGGGCGCACCGACACGCATCCCACAGGGTCATCCAG ATACGGCGGTCCTCCTACCACGACGTCGTCCGCGTCTCCGAGGTGGAGGACGTCCTCGACATCACCGGCGTCCAGACCTACGTCATCAACAGCGCCAGGGTGCTCTTCCTCAACGAGCGCCCCCagccgcgcggcgccggcgccgccgccggcaaggcAGCCGCCTCCCCCTACAACTGCGAGATCTGCGGCCGCGCGCTGCTCGACCCCTTCCGCTTCTGCTCCCTCGGATGCAAG TTGGTGGACACCAAGCGGAGCAAcggccacgcggcggcggccaccgacggcgccgcggccgccaatGACGACGCGGACGAGGTCGGCGGGAGCAAGAACGCCGCGGCGCGcccgcagggccgccgccggaagGGGATCCCCCACCGCGCGCCCTTCTGGTCCTGA